One part of the Ornithodoros turicata isolate Travis chromosome 2, ASM3712646v1, whole genome shotgun sequence genome encodes these proteins:
- the LOC135385062 gene encoding putative ammonium transporter 3 — protein MLTRDDNFTSDDATWMLTASFVIFTMQTGFGLLEAGTVTKKNEVHILIKNAVNVILVSLSYWSLGYGFQNGKDRGTSPFCGIGSFLMSTPEDSMGRSYATFTFQLSFATAATAIVSGSMAERTNLYTYGIFSTVDTLVYSIAAGWVWGDHGFLKKAGVVDFAGCGCIHLLGGVSSLVISRVIGPRLRRSTARAGRVRMGNPTIAIVGAFTLWWGWLVFNCGSVFGMSNKRWMYAARAAVTALNASIAGGVVGVFFSYIAYKKFYVEELIGSILGALVSVTGSAFYRVWEAVVIGALGAVLVCSVIALMNKLNVDDPLNSVAIHGCGGLWGMIAVGLFVEADKLLKLTNGRMGLFRGGGFNLLCIQLLACVCITAWAVVMTALILKGINLVTPVRIAPEAELLGADFMEYQIRYDGYDYDTVMADLNLDSIRANRRHSAAYEQRDNDSTVTEELPLQSSPEQNDLDFDAEIGIRTFDTCSIL, from the exons ATGCTCACACGGGATGACAACTTCACGTCGGACGACGCAACCTGGATGCTGACGGCTTCCTTTGTTATATTCACCATGCAAACAG GCTTTGGGCTTCTGGAGGCTGGAACAGTGACCAAGAAAAACGAAGTCCACATCCTGATAAAGAACGCCGTAAATGTCATCCTGGTATCCCTCAGCTACTGGTCGTTGGGATATGGCTTCCAAAATGGAAAGGATCGTGGCACAAGTCCTTTCTGCGGCATTGGTTCCTTCCTAATGAGCACGCCCGAAGACAGCATGGGCCGTAGCTACGCCACTTTCACGTTCCAGCTGTCCTTCGCAACTGCTGCTACGGCCATAGTTTCCGGATCAATGGCGGAAAGGACAAACCTATACACCTACGGCATATTCTCCACCGTTGATACACTAGTCTATTCCATAGCTGCAGGTTGGGTGTGGGGAGATCACGGCTTTCTGAAGAAGGCCGGAGTTGTGGACTTCGCTGGTTGTGGTTGTATTCATCTACTTGGAGGCGTGTCTAGCCTTGTCATCAGCAGGGTGATCGGACCACGGCTGAGAAGGTCAACAGCAAGAGCAGGGAGGGTACGAATGGGAAATCCTACTATCGCAATCGTAGGTGCTTTTACCTTATG GTGGGGATGGCTTGTCTTCAACTGTGGCAGCGTCTTCGGCATGTCAAATAAACGCTGGATGTACGCGGCTAG GGCTGCAGTGACTGCACTGAATGCTTCTATCGCTGGGGGAGTTGTTGGTGTATTTTTCTC TTACATTGCGTACAAGAAATTCTACGTGGAAGAACTTATTGGCTCCATACTTGGGGCACTGGTCAGCGTTACAG GTTCAGCCTTCTATCGCGTCTGGGAAGCAGTCGTCATTGGTGCCCTAGGTGCTGTCCTGGTATGCAGCGTAATTGCGCTGATGAACAAGCTCAACGTGGACGATCCGCTGAACTCCGTGGCCATCCACGGCTGCGGCGGCCTCTGGGGCATGATAGCCGTCGGACTCTTCGTGGAAGCGGATAAGCTGCTTAAACTGACGAACGGCCGGATGGGGCTCTTTCGGGGCGGCGGGTTTAACCTGCTTTGTATTCAGCTCCTAGCTTGCGTCTGCATTACTGCTTGGGCTGTCGTTATGACGGCACTCATACTGAAG GGCATCAACTTGGTGACACCAGTACGAATAGCTCCCGAGGCTGAACTTCtcggggccgacttcatggaATATCAAATTCGTTACGATGGTTACGACTACGACACAGTGATGGCCGACCTCAACTTGGACAGCATCCGAGCTAACAGACGCCATAGTGCCGCCTACGAACAAAGGGATAATGATTCCACGGTCACGGAAGAACTGCCACTTCAGTCTTCTCCAGAACAGAACGATCTTGATTTTGACGCTGAGATCGGTATCCGGACTTTCGACACGTGCTCTATCTTGTAA